From one Thermatribacter velox genomic stretch:
- a CDS encoding alpha/beta hydrolase — protein sequence MRGWIHSSPQKEKLTLRSSAVAVLLLLALGAAVFQNAQKSLLEDLKEQFAFSFAENEKIMQTLCERFQLSCEHKNKKIHMPAEKLAEYTESIVYKDIAYGKKSRQQLDILVPTSIQKGEKLPVVVFFHGGAWMRGSREDLLYSHFARSFTQNSFIFVNVDYRVYPEVRFPGFLNDPKHALEWVHEHISSYGGNPHHLILMGHSAGAHLVALLTVQDDLLPPTIFSDIKKVVLLSGPYHLPAYRGYLQTEFRGIVEKVFLHLFGGEENLPEISPVNRIEKTHIQYLIAVGEKDRVTPPAQSQLLYQKLREKGNKAELIVLPNTGHAGTVFHLNSEFDQYGFSRKILDFLRNPA from the coding sequence TTGAGGGGCTGGATACATTCCAGCCCCCAAAAAGAAAAACTTACTTTACGAAGCAGTGCAGTAGCGGTTCTTTTACTCCTTGCTCTGGGAGCAGCCGTCTTTCAAAACGCTCAAAAATCGTTGCTTGAAGACCTGAAAGAGCAATTCGCTTTTTCTTTCGCAGAAAACGAAAAAATCATGCAAACACTCTGTGAGCGTTTCCAGCTCTCCTGTGAGCATAAAAACAAAAAAATTCACATGCCTGCAGAAAAGCTCGCAGAATACACAGAAAGCATAGTGTACAAAGACATAGCCTACGGTAAAAAATCACGTCAGCAACTTGATATCCTGGTTCCCACAAGCATCCAAAAAGGAGAAAAACTCCCCGTAGTGGTCTTTTTCCATGGAGGAGCCTGGATGCGAGGATCCAGAGAAGACTTACTATACTCCCACTTTGCCAGAAGCTTTACCCAGAACAGCTTCATCTTTGTGAACGTTGACTATCGTGTGTACCCGGAGGTTCGCTTCCCTGGTTTTCTCAACGACCCCAAGCACGCTTTAGAATGGGTCCATGAACATATTTCAAGCTACGGTGGGAATCCTCATCACCTGATTTTAATGGGACATTCAGCAGGAGCACACCTTGTAGCTCTTCTCACCGTTCAGGACGACCTTTTACCACCTACAATTTTTTCCGACATTAAGAAGGTAGTTCTTTTGAGCGGCCCTTATCACCTCCCTGCTTATCGCGGCTATCTGCAAACTGAATTTCGCGGCATAGTTGAAAAAGTGTTTCTGCATCTTTTCGGGGGGGAAGAAAATCTTCCCGAAATTTCCCCGGTTAACCGGATTGAAAAAACCCACATCCAGTACCTGATAGCGGTAGGCGAAAAAGACCGGGTTACCCCTCCTGCGCAGTCGCAACTGCTGTACCAAAAACTGCGCGAGAAAGGCAATAAGGCAGAGTTGATTGTTCTACCCAACACCGGTCATGCCGGAACAGTTTTTCATCTGAACAGCGAGTTTGACCAGTACGGTTTTTCCCGGAAGATCCTTGACTTTCTTCGAAACCCAGCCTAA
- a CDS encoding secondary thiamine-phosphate synthase enzyme YjbQ — protein MHEEFVVQTHLREEFVHITGKVQDAVRRMKLEEGFCVVYVPHTTCGITINENADPDVIADILMGLKRMVPENVSYAHLEGNSPAHIKASLMGSSVLVVVEGGRLVLGTWQGIFLAEFDGPRHRKVIVKGVRT, from the coding sequence ATGCACGAAGAATTTGTAGTTCAAACTCATCTTCGCGAAGAATTCGTTCATATCACTGGAAAGGTTCAGGATGCCGTGCGCAGAATGAAGCTCGAAGAAGGTTTCTGCGTAGTCTATGTTCCACACACCACCTGCGGGATAACCATCAACGAAAATGCGGACCCGGACGTCATAGCGGATATCCTGATGGGTTTGAAAAGGATGGTTCCCGAAAATGTATCCTATGCTCACCTCGAAGGAAATTCTCCCGCTCACATAAAAGCTTCCTTGATGGGTTCCTCAGTTCTGGTAGTGGTGGAAGGAGGCAGATTGGTCCTTGGTACCTGGCAGGGAATTTTCCTCGCCGAATTTGACGGACCTCGCCATCGAAAAGTAATCGTGAAAGGGGTAAGAACCTGA
- the sfsA gene encoding DNA/RNA nuclease SfsA encodes MFDSFLCLELPDLEFCVFQKRINRFLVEAIWKTRIIRLSLGNTGRLTDLLLRGRRACFLPRKAPKTEGRLIGIEVKKNAFALLDTNLMELAFSSALARNLVRWLKDPKVLKRNPQWKGNKFDFLLESEGEEWMCELKGALLQKGNAALYPDCPSPRGKRHIRELINYAQQKNRALLCFVTSLPGVSCFQPNYSVDPTLKTLFIQALKSGMLIKSVAFRFFPPQILLENQDLPVKL; translated from the coding sequence ATGTTTGATAGTTTTTTATGTCTGGAATTACCAGATCTTGAATTTTGTGTTTTTCAAAAACGCATTAATCGCTTCCTGGTAGAGGCAATCTGGAAAACCAGGATAATACGACTTTCGCTTGGCAACACTGGCAGATTGACCGATCTCCTTTTACGAGGCAGAAGAGCTTGTTTTCTGCCTCGTAAAGCACCAAAAACCGAAGGCAGGCTTATCGGTATAGAAGTGAAGAAAAATGCTTTTGCGCTTCTTGACACCAATTTGATGGAACTTGCTTTCTCCAGTGCTCTGGCCAGAAATCTTGTACGCTGGTTAAAAGACCCAAAAGTGCTGAAACGCAACCCACAGTGGAAAGGAAACAAATTCGACTTTTTACTGGAAAGTGAAGGAGAGGAATGGATGTGCGAACTAAAGGGAGCCTTACTTCAAAAAGGTAATGCAGCACTGTATCCAGATTGCCCTTCACCGAGAGGCAAGCGTCACATCCGGGAATTAATAAACTATGCCCAGCAAAAAAACCGCGCCTTGTTGTGTTTTGTAACCTCATTACCTGGAGTATCCTGTTTCCAACCCAATTACTCAGTAGACCCCACCCTCAAAACACTCTTTATTCAGGCCCTCAAATCCGGAATGCTTATAAAAAGTGTTGCTTTCCGATTTTTCCCTCCCCAAATCCTTCTTGAAAATCAGGACCTGCCAGTTAAGCTTTAA
- a CDS encoding glycoside hydrolase family 32 protein, with protein sequence MAHKNKPSPKAVNPANQQEKILEDILEVVLQEARRRLLEASRDPQRPRYHFLPPPGWMNDPIPYFYDGNYHVFFQYHPGLPFWGNMHWDHAVSKDLVYWENLPIALFPERGKPDSEGCWTGSIIKRGNLFLAFYTGVYPQNQCLALSKDLIRWKKYPQNPVISYLQKPAELNETFRDPHVWQMDNQWYMLLGAGKSYLEGSPLLFASTDLLKWEYLHPLYQGPAAGDECPDFFPLGEKWVLLSSRKLTKWAVGNFKNLFFEPETFGIVDYGSFYAGKTLLDNKNRRILFGWIHEERPVEEQLRSGWSGVLSLPRLISLSPDGSLKIEPVPELTQLRRETLIKDYFELKGFTDSSGFREFEIPGGNQIEIEIILSKVSAREWGLILPGGESIIYDNESKRFMNENYRLPNNQRVNLRIFVDNSVIEVFLNGDFCKTVRHYPPLEAYSQPLRVFCRDGKIRVEKLNVWSMKSIHSHSINGAE encoded by the coding sequence TTGGCGCACAAAAACAAGCCTTCACCCAAAGCAGTTAACCCTGCCAATCAACAGGAGAAAATTCTGGAAGACATTCTGGAAGTGGTCCTTCAGGAAGCAAGAAGAAGATTGCTTGAAGCCTCACGAGATCCACAAAGACCCAGATACCATTTCCTTCCCCCACCAGGATGGATGAATGACCCCATCCCCTATTTCTATGACGGAAATTATCACGTTTTTTTCCAATACCATCCTGGATTGCCTTTCTGGGGGAACATGCACTGGGACCACGCGGTGAGTAAAGACCTCGTTTATTGGGAAAACCTTCCCATAGCACTCTTTCCAGAAAGAGGAAAGCCTGATTCAGAAGGATGCTGGACAGGTAGCATCATAAAAAGAGGTAATCTATTCCTTGCTTTTTATACTGGCGTTTATCCTCAAAATCAGTGTCTTGCCCTGAGCAAGGATTTGATACGCTGGAAAAAATACCCCCAAAACCCGGTGATTTCTTACCTTCAAAAACCAGCCGAATTAAACGAGACTTTTCGAGATCCCCACGTCTGGCAAATGGATAATCAATGGTATATGCTCCTTGGGGCAGGAAAGTCTTACCTGGAAGGTTCTCCTCTTCTTTTTGCATCTACTGATCTTTTGAAGTGGGAATACCTCCACCCCCTTTATCAGGGCCCTGCAGCAGGGGACGAATGTCCCGACTTTTTTCCATTGGGCGAGAAATGGGTTCTTCTCTCTTCGAGAAAACTCACCAAATGGGCAGTGGGAAACTTCAAAAATCTTTTCTTCGAACCAGAAACCTTTGGAATTGTAGACTATGGAAGTTTCTACGCAGGAAAAACACTTCTTGATAACAAAAACCGGAGGATTCTTTTCGGGTGGATCCATGAAGAAAGACCTGTAGAAGAACAACTTCGATCTGGCTGGAGCGGTGTCCTCTCTTTGCCTCGCCTAATTAGCCTTTCTCCGGATGGCTCGCTGAAGATAGAACCCGTGCCAGAATTGACCCAGCTAAGGAGGGAAACCCTTATCAAGGACTACTTTGAGTTAAAAGGCTTTACGGACAGCTCTGGGTTCAGAGAATTTGAGATCCCCGGTGGCAACCAGATTGAAATAGAAATCATTCTTTCTAAAGTTTCGGCAAGAGAGTGGGGCTTAATCCTTCCAGGCGGAGAATCTATAATTTACGACAATGAAAGTAAGCGGTTCATGAACGAAAATTACCGGTTACCCAATAATCAGCGCGTTAACCTGCGCATATTCGTTGATAACTCAGTCATCGAAGTTTTCCTAAATGGAGATTTTTGCAAAACAGTAAGGCACTACCCGCCACTTGAGGCATACTCTCAACCTTTACGAGTGTTTTGCAGGGATGGCAAAATACGAGTAGAAAAATTGAATGTGTGGTCGATGAAATCTATCCACTCTCATTCAATAAATGGAGCGGAATAA
- a CDS encoding GntR family transcriptional regulator, with translation MKENLVSQVKREILAYIFREGLSRGSRLPSIESLASLFSVGRSTVREAIRSLEQAHILETLQGKGTFLIADPSSLGKDISRLRSATEMARDSGIELVTLRVEKEKILADALISKKLGIPLKSPLVLLKRIRGIENEPLLYLEDIIPENYTANFSDGDWHGSLFQALEQKGIVIAYSKAKIIPYCPDKDFLKKLGLKRSVPFLLLEHVHYDARGQAILFSKDYYHSEFFHFEVLRKRL, from the coding sequence GTGAAAGAAAATCTGGTTAGCCAGGTAAAAAGAGAAATTCTTGCTTACATATTTAGAGAAGGGCTCTCCAGAGGTAGCAGGTTACCCTCCATAGAGAGTTTAGCTTCTCTTTTCTCGGTAGGAAGGTCCACCGTACGAGAGGCAATACGCAGCCTGGAACAGGCACACATTCTCGAAACTCTCCAGGGGAAAGGCACTTTTCTTATTGCAGATCCCTCATCCCTGGGTAAGGACATATCCAGGTTGCGCAGTGCCACAGAAATGGCTCGGGATTCAGGAATTGAATTGGTCACTCTTAGAGTGGAAAAGGAGAAAATTCTTGCTGATGCCCTTATCTCTAAAAAACTGGGGATTCCTCTTAAAAGTCCTCTCGTTCTCTTAAAGCGTATAAGGGGCATTGAAAACGAACCATTGCTTTATCTGGAAGACATTATTCCAGAAAACTACACCGCAAATTTTTCGGATGGAGACTGGCACGGTTCGCTTTTCCAGGCACTGGAACAAAAAGGTATAGTTATTGCCTACTCGAAAGCCAAAATAATACCTTACTGCCCTGATAAAGATTTCCTGAAAAAGCTGGGTTTAAAAAGGAGTGTACCCTTTTTGTTGCTCGAACATGTTCATTATGATGCGAGAGGACAAGCAATCCTTTTTTCGAAAGATTACTACCATTCTGAATTTTTCCACTTTGAAGTACTGAGAAAACGTTTATGA
- a CDS encoding glycosyltransferase, which produces MLWLEEIHWKHRFFNDSPRKHVLLITNHGCHAPQIVVTVDTGGQNIYVNNLSKALVRLGYKVTILNRGGFPHPVTGKMQKGVAYYDRVWGDEGLFSRVVYLEDGFHEFVPKEELNLEHLEKEKDFFMEVVREQLALDLEGFHFISSHYWDGGLLGVLITEELTKRGFSTPAHVFTPHSLGVLKKERFRNASSQDVARFRFQYRIAQEERCIANSCGVVATSHAIERALKRYRSRPKRVFWFPPAVDTEVFYPRKINECSLAIEVLGRALGISRERVVKLLEEKVVFLELSRTARTKQKGLVLTAFASMKNRKKALLVMNVDSASPLYPSIMRSYHRLGADENVVIVDWLLNEEEVAQLFALAQVFITASLMEGWGMAVQEAAASRCAVISSPFVPFVYEVLGEAALIVEKNTPLAYTERMDLLVENAELRERIGEEAYLKSQQHSWVSSTRRWINAMEEAGLIVV; this is translated from the coding sequence GTGTTATGGCTGGAAGAAATACACTGGAAGCATCGATTTTTTAACGATTCTCCACGCAAGCACGTGCTTTTAATAACCAACCATGGCTGTCATGCTCCACAAATTGTGGTTACGGTAGATACTGGGGGACAAAACATATACGTTAATAATCTGAGCAAAGCTCTGGTGAGGTTGGGTTATAAGGTAACCATTCTCAATCGTGGTGGATTCCCGCATCCGGTGACTGGAAAGATGCAAAAGGGGGTTGCCTACTATGATCGGGTGTGGGGTGATGAGGGTTTATTTTCTCGTGTTGTGTATCTCGAAGATGGTTTTCACGAATTTGTGCCCAAGGAAGAGCTGAACCTGGAACACCTGGAAAAGGAAAAGGACTTTTTTATGGAAGTGGTTAGAGAGCAGCTTGCCCTGGATTTGGAAGGTTTTCATTTTATTTCATCTCATTATTGGGATGGTGGCTTACTCGGTGTTTTGATAACGGAGGAGTTAACCAAAAGAGGTTTTTCCACGCCAGCCCATGTTTTTACTCCTCATTCTCTGGGCGTTTTAAAAAAAGAGAGGTTTCGGAATGCTTCCTCGCAGGATGTTGCCCGCTTTCGTTTTCAATACCGTATCGCTCAGGAAGAAAGGTGCATTGCTAATTCCTGTGGTGTAGTTGCCACCTCCCATGCAATTGAAAGAGCTCTGAAAAGATATCGTTCTCGCCCTAAGCGAGTTTTCTGGTTTCCTCCGGCAGTGGATACCGAAGTGTTCTATCCCCGGAAAATTAATGAATGTTCACTGGCTATTGAAGTGCTTGGTAGGGCACTGGGTATTTCCAGAGAAAGAGTTGTCAAACTCCTTGAAGAAAAAGTGGTTTTTCTCGAACTAAGCCGTACTGCGCGTACTAAACAAAAGGGTCTGGTGCTTACGGCTTTTGCTTCGATGAAGAACCGGAAAAAGGCGCTACTTGTGATGAATGTGGATTCGGCTTCTCCCCTTTATCCCAGCATCATGAGAAGTTATCACAGGTTAGGTGCGGATGAAAATGTGGTTATTGTTGATTGGCTTTTAAATGAGGAAGAAGTGGCTCAGCTTTTTGCTCTTGCTCAAGTTTTCATAACTGCTTCTTTGATGGAGGGATGGGGGATGGCAGTTCAGGAAGCCGCAGCTTCCCGGTGCGCTGTTATCTCTTCCCCCTTTGTGCCTTTTGTTTATGAAGTACTTGGGGAAGCTGCTCTGATTGTGGAGAAAAACACTCCTTTGGCTTATACTGAGCGGATGGACCTTTTGGTTGAAAATGCTGAGCTGAGAGAAAGAATAGGAGAAGAAGCATATCTTAAGTCTCAACAACACTCCTGGGTGAGCAGTACCCGAAGGTGGATTAATGCAATGGAGGAGGCGGGATTAATCGTTGTGTAG
- a CDS encoding uroporphyrinogen decarboxylase family protein produces the protein MNSRKKDRFNLTNLAQYLYEEGRRPVVPLMGYPGLQLTGTTVKQNQFNHIVQFRSLSRLYDRFRPDAMFFLMDLSVEASALGLPVRFPLEETPSVEEHPVKSLEDLEKFENIDILGDGRVMVYLETLRHMKVALPCPVGAFVIGPLTLAGLLTGANEIAIKSLTEPDFFEGILQFSQRIILRYAQALSEAGADTLMVLEPTAVIFGPQQFRNHLAPLYRELVGVLDDLEITLHVCGDTTHLLKEMAQCGVSGLSLDSMVDFGKAAEIVGKDILLIGNISPIEMLQEKPQKIYSDTLQLLNTMREHPLFVLSTGCDLPQDVPFENIEAFFKAGREWTLSALKGIKDLAIHSQ, from the coding sequence ATGAACTCTCGAAAAAAAGACAGGTTTAACTTGACCAACCTGGCTCAATACTTATACGAAGAGGGAAGAAGACCTGTCGTTCCTCTGATGGGATATCCCGGTTTACAACTGACGGGTACCACTGTAAAACAAAATCAATTTAATCATATTGTCCAATTTCGTTCTCTCAGTAGGCTATATGACCGCTTCCGCCCGGATGCCATGTTTTTTCTCATGGACTTATCGGTAGAAGCCAGCGCTCTGGGCCTGCCGGTCAGATTTCCGCTTGAAGAAACCCCCTCAGTAGAAGAGCATCCTGTAAAAAGCCTGGAAGATTTGGAAAAATTTGAAAACATCGACATCCTGGGCGACGGACGGGTAATGGTGTATCTTGAAACCCTGCGCCACATGAAGGTGGCTTTGCCTTGCCCAGTAGGGGCTTTTGTGATAGGCCCACTCACTCTGGCCGGTTTACTCACCGGTGCTAATGAAATCGCCATTAAAAGCCTAACTGAACCTGACTTCTTTGAAGGAATCTTGCAGTTTTCGCAGCGAATCATCCTTCGTTACGCTCAAGCCCTCTCTGAGGCTGGAGCAGATACCCTGATGGTGCTTGAACCCACCGCAGTTATTTTTGGACCTCAACAATTCCGAAACCATCTGGCTCCGCTCTACCGAGAGCTGGTTGGAGTGCTCGACGACCTCGAAATAACGCTTCACGTCTGTGGTGACACTACCCATCTTCTTAAAGAAATGGCGCAATGCGGTGTTTCCGGATTGAGCCTTGATAGCATGGTTGACTTTGGAAAAGCAGCAGAGATAGTTGGTAAAGACATTTTATTAATAGGAAACATCAGCCCCATTGAAATGCTTCAGGAGAAACCCCAAAAAATATATAGCGATACTCTGCAACTTCTTAACACAATGCGTGAACACCCTCTCTTTGTGCTCAGTACGGGTTGCGACCTTCCCCAGGATGTACCCTTCGAAAATATCGAAGCGTTCTTTAAAGCAGGTAGAGAATGGACGTTGTCAGCTCTAAAGGGGATAAAAGACCTGGCAATCCATTCTCAATAA
- a CDS encoding HAD-IIB family hydrolase, translated as MCSSVSGTTRRRNYLLATDLDGTLLGSGEKYESALELFKKALALNSFTLVYVTGRNLWEIQEAIESYHLPLPRAAIAEIGTRIFYQERGIFIRDTDWDKELVQSAPGWNRKKITESLSQFRWLFEQGENHQNPFKVSYYFASASLVENRLDQIREKVERICSNFELVVSSDPNSELVFLDIVPQKGTKAGALEYLRKKLGFGKNQVIYAGDSGNDLHALTAGYWSVVVKNAPGELKEKVAKIARKQGIISRVYFACGCGELDGKYVSGLIEGLAKLKVIPLHLLNESG; from the coding sequence TTGTGTAGCTCAGTATCTGGCACGACGCGAAGAAGAAACTACCTTTTGGCAACGGATCTTGATGGTACTTTGTTAGGTAGCGGGGAAAAATATGAGAGTGCACTGGAGCTTTTCAAGAAAGCTCTGGCTTTGAATTCTTTTACTCTGGTTTATGTAACAGGGCGTAACCTCTGGGAGATTCAGGAAGCTATTGAGAGCTATCATTTGCCTTTGCCTCGGGCTGCTATTGCTGAGATAGGAACCAGGATTTTCTACCAAGAAAGAGGGATTTTCATAAGAGATACGGATTGGGATAAGGAGCTGGTGCAAAGTGCTCCTGGTTGGAATCGAAAGAAAATAACGGAAAGCCTTTCCCAATTTAGGTGGCTTTTTGAGCAGGGCGAGAATCATCAGAATCCTTTTAAAGTAAGTTATTATTTTGCCAGCGCATCTTTAGTGGAGAATCGTCTCGATCAGATAAGGGAAAAAGTTGAGAGGATTTGTTCCAACTTCGAGCTGGTGGTAAGCTCTGACCCAAATTCCGAACTTGTGTTTTTGGATATTGTTCCCCAAAAAGGCACTAAAGCCGGAGCTCTTGAATATCTTAGAAAGAAGCTCGGTTTTGGCAAAAACCAGGTGATATATGCAGGAGATAGTGGCAACGATTTGCACGCTTTAACTGCGGGCTATTGGTCTGTGGTTGTGAAGAATGCTCCTGGGGAACTAAAGGAAAAAGTTGCAAAGATTGCTCGAAAACAGGGTATAATCTCACGAGTTTATTTCGCCTGTGGTTGTGGCGAGCTTGACGGGAAGTATGTATCCGGCTTGATAGAGGGTTTGGCCAAATTAAAGGTTATTCCGCTCCATTTATTGAATGAGAGTGGATAG
- a CDS encoding TrkA family potassium uptake protein, whose amino-acid sequence MERQILYIIILAISVLVTGTAGYIIIEGWPLLDAFYMTVITLTTVGFGEVHPLSASGKLFTIFLVGSGVFVVTYSISFLVGLLAEGRAGEFLLRRRVRMELREIEGHFIVCGCGVVGSEVVEYFARTRESFVVIERDESKVKEVLKNYPELLFMVGDATREDVLKEAGIDRARGLLALLGSDADNVYTVITARFMNPHLRIVARAIQPESIEILRRAGADYVICPQKIGGLRLAAAALRPQVTSFLDLVLRSEAFDLSIEEVTIPENSPFAGKSLRELNLPGKIGLIVVAVKPVNRPTFEFNPRADTVIGEGDIIIVLGRLQQLAELRKMVTPE is encoded by the coding sequence GTGGAAAGACAAATCCTTTACATCATCATCCTTGCTATTTCCGTTTTGGTTACCGGTACAGCAGGATATATCATTATTGAGGGATGGCCTTTACTCGACGCTTTTTATATGACAGTTATCACACTCACCACAGTCGGTTTTGGAGAGGTTCACCCTCTTTCTGCATCCGGCAAGCTTTTTACCATTTTTCTGGTAGGTTCTGGAGTTTTCGTCGTAACCTATTCTATATCTTTTTTGGTCGGTCTTCTTGCCGAGGGGAGAGCCGGTGAATTCTTGCTCAGGAGGCGGGTCAGAATGGAGCTGCGAGAAATAGAAGGCCACTTTATCGTCTGTGGTTGTGGAGTGGTAGGTTCTGAAGTTGTGGAATACTTTGCGCGGACTCGGGAGAGCTTTGTGGTCATCGAGCGGGATGAATCGAAAGTAAAGGAAGTGCTCAAAAATTATCCAGAGCTGCTTTTTATGGTTGGTGATGCCACGCGAGAGGATGTGCTGAAAGAAGCAGGAATTGATAGGGCGCGGGGCCTTCTGGCCTTGCTGGGGAGTGACGCCGATAATGTGTATACCGTTATTACTGCTCGTTTTATGAACCCCCACCTGCGAATAGTGGCTCGGGCTATTCAACCGGAATCTATCGAAATTCTGAGGCGGGCTGGGGCAGATTACGTAATTTGTCCTCAAAAAATCGGTGGTTTGAGGCTTGCTGCTGCTGCACTGCGTCCCCAGGTCACTTCTTTTTTGGACCTGGTTCTGCGCAGCGAAGCTTTTGATTTGAGTATTGAAGAAGTAACCATTCCTGAAAATTCACCGTTTGCCGGAAAAAGCCTTCGAGAGCTCAATCTTCCAGGGAAGATAGGTTTAATTGTAGTGGCAGTAAAACCTGTGAATAGGCCAACCTTTGAATTTAATCCTCGGGCGGACACGGTCATCGGAGAAGGGGACATTATCATTGTTTTGGGTAGATTACAACAACTGGCTGAACTGCGCAAGATGGTCACCCCTGAGTAA
- a CDS encoding DUF86 domain-containing protein, which yields MLGDPKSLGATKYYFIVAIESCASVGNHIISREHWGIPESYVDTFVILGRKGVVPETLAQNLVNMARFRNLLVHLYWKVNDERLYEILQSHLQDIEEFVDCITRRYL from the coding sequence ATTCTTGGTGATCCAAAATCCTTGGGAGCAACCAAGTATTACTTCATCGTGGCTATAGAAAGCTGTGCCAGTGTTGGGAACCACATTATTTCCCGTGAGCACTGGGGTATTCCAGAGAGTTACGTGGATACCTTTGTTATCCTGGGACGGAAGGGTGTAGTGCCGGAAACTCTGGCACAAAACCTGGTTAACATGGCAAGATTTAGAAACCTTTTGGTCCACTTGTACTGGAAGGTAAATGATGAGAGGCTTTATGAAATCCTTCAGTCTCACCTTCAGGACATTGAGGAGTTTGTAGACTGTATAACCAGGCGGTATCTTTGA
- a CDS encoding nucleotidyltransferase domain-containing protein, translated as MMYTKADILEKVQSVLNTREEIIFAYLFGSFTEEVSFRDIDIAVYCDEEHPRLRNLFYDIELARELESVLGIPVDLVILNHAPDYIVYRASRGILIKDMDEDFRCDFLVLRWKTYLDFQEVLKKYAQEFKNAHR; from the coding sequence ATGATGTACACTAAGGCGGATATTCTGGAAAAAGTACAGAGTGTGCTCAATACTCGTGAAGAAATCATCTTTGCATACCTTTTTGGTTCTTTCACCGAAGAAGTAAGCTTTCGGGATATTGATATCGCAGTGTACTGCGATGAAGAGCATCCCCGGCTACGTAACCTCTTTTACGATATTGAGCTTGCTCGGGAGCTGGAAAGCGTCCTGGGTATTCCGGTTGATCTTGTGATCCTCAATCATGCCCCCGACTACATCGTGTACCGGGCTTCTCGTGGCATTCTCATCAAAGACATGGATGAAGACTTTCGGTGTGATTTTCTCGTCCTCAGGTGGAAAACATACCTGGACTTTCAAGAGGTTCTCAAAAAGTACGCCCAGGAGTTCAAAAATGCCCATAGATAG
- a CDS encoding metal-sensing transcriptional repressor, whose translation MTKHAQSLKLLNTARGQLEAVIRMVEENAYCVDISKQILATIALLKRANSVILKKHIETCVKNALQQGDFENKLKELEEVFRYMERIL comes from the coding sequence ATGACCAAGCATGCCCAGAGTTTAAAGCTTCTCAATACAGCCCGGGGACAACTGGAAGCAGTTATTCGTATGGTCGAAGAAAATGCCTACTGTGTCGACATATCCAAACAAATTCTGGCTACTATAGCCCTCTTAAAAAGGGCCAACTCGGTCATCTTAAAAAAGCATATAGAAACTTGCGTAAAAAATGCTCTGCAGCAGGGCGACTTTGAAAACAAGCTGAAAGAATTGGAAGAAGTCTTCAGATACATGGAAAGAATTCTTTAG
- a CDS encoding desulfoferrodoxin FeS4 iron-binding domain-containing protein — translation MPPVKEVGEVFRCEICGNVVEVKEVGGGELVCCGQPMTKVK, via the coding sequence ATGCCACCTGTAAAAGAAGTAGGCGAAGTTTTTCGATGCGAAATCTGTGGTAATGTGGTTGAGGTGAAAGAAGTCGGCGGTGGAGAGCTGGTCTGCTGCGGTCAACCCATGACCAAGGTAAAGTGA